TCGGACGACACATTTCTGCTTCACTTGGGGGGCAAGCTGGAGGTTACGTCCCGGGTCCAGCTCAACACCCGCGCCGACCTGTCGATGGCTTACACTCCGGGGGTGGCGCGGGTCTGCACCAGCATAAACAAGGACCCGCGCACTTCCTTCAACCTGACCATACGCAAGAACTGCATCGCCGTCGTCTCGGACGGCAGCGCCGTGCTGGGCCTGGGAAATATCGGGCCCGAGGCGGCCATGCCGGTGATGGAGGGCAAAGCCATCCTCTTCAAGGAGTTCGGGGGAGTCGACGCCTTTCCTCTCTGCATCGACACTCAGGAGACCGAGGAGATCATCCGCTTCTGCCAGCTCATCGCCCCCACCTTCGGGGGGATCAATCTGGAGGACATCTCCGCCCCCCGCTGCTTTGAAATCGAGCAGAGGCTGACCGAGGAACTGGAAATCCCGGTCTTCCACGACGATCAGCACGGAACGGCCGTGGTGGTGTTGGCCGCGCTGATCAACACCCTCAAGCTGACCGGCCGCAAGGCCGGGAGCCTCAAGCTGGTGATCAGCGGGGCCGGCGCCTCAGCCTACCAATGCTGCCGTACTCTGGCCGAGTTCGGTGTCGAGAACATCGTGGTCTGCGACTCGCGGGGCGCCATCCACCAGGGCCGGGAATTCGGCGACAACCCCGCCAAGACCTGGCTGGCCCGCAACACCAATCCCCAACGGCTGACGGGAAGCCTGCAGGAGGCTCTGGCGGGAGCCGACATGTTCCTGGGACTGTCGGCGCCCGGCCTGCTCAAGCGCGAGGACGTGCTGAGGATGAATCCCGACCCCATCATCTTCGCCATGGCCAACCCCACCCCTGAGATCATGCCCGAAGAGGTGGAAGGGGCGGCGGCGGTCATCGCCACCGGACGCAGCGACTACGTCAATCAGATCAACAACGTGCTGGCCTTCCCCGGCATCTTCCGAGGCGCCTTGGACGCCCGCGCCTCCAGGATCAACCAGGAAATGAAGCAGGCCGCCGCCCTGGCCATCGCCGGGGTCATCACCGACGAGGAGCTTTCGCGCGACTACATCATCCCCAGCGCCTTCAACCGCAAGGTCTACAAGCAGGTCGCCGCCGCCGTGGCCAAAGCCGCCCACCGAAGCGGCGTAGCCCACCGAATGCCTAAAGGCATCAACCTGCGGGCCTGAGGGCCTGGCGGGGGCTT
This window of the Acidobacteriota bacterium genome carries:
- a CDS encoding NAD-dependent malic enzyme codes for the protein MSEELPSATVAAPSPQYSITVRLECPHSPGWIARISGVVAQQGGSIEAIDLVHIHKQRSLRDYTIECGSAEQEEQMIEALKRIEGITVHSVSDDTFLLHLGGKLEVTSRVQLNTRADLSMAYTPGVARVCTSINKDPRTSFNLTIRKNCIAVVSDGSAVLGLGNIGPEAAMPVMEGKAILFKEFGGVDAFPLCIDTQETEEIIRFCQLIAPTFGGINLEDISAPRCFEIEQRLTEELEIPVFHDDQHGTAVVVLAALINTLKLTGRKAGSLKLVISGAGASAYQCCRTLAEFGVENIVVCDSRGAIHQGREFGDNPAKTWLARNTNPQRLTGSLQEALAGADMFLGLSAPGLLKREDVLRMNPDPIIFAMANPTPEIMPEEVEGAAAVIATGRSDYVNQINNVLAFPGIFRGALDARASRINQEMKQAAALAIAGVITDEELSRDYIIPSAFNRKVYKQVAAAVAKAAHRSGVAHRMPKGINLRA